The following are encoded together in the Acidovorax sp. KKS102 genome:
- a CDS encoding crotonase/enoyl-CoA hydratase family protein — protein sequence MSVEVETQGGVTLVTLRRPGVRNAVDAGTAHALHAAFVAFEQDDSAHVAVFQGAGGHFCAGWDLQSGARLLADGVTPEALADTLDFTADTVHPPGPMGPSRLQLSKPVIAAIEGAAVAGGMELALWCDLRVMAEDAYMGVFCRRFGVPLIDGGTVRLPRLVGLSHALDLILTGRKVEADEALRMGLCNRVVPTGQALEAALALAHQLAAFPQPTLRADRASALAAEGLPLQQALLREWAGGRECLAEALRGASRFAAGQGRHGEF from the coding sequence ATGTCGGTAGAGGTTGAAACGCAAGGTGGTGTCACGCTGGTGACATTGCGCCGGCCTGGCGTGCGCAACGCCGTCGATGCCGGGACCGCCCACGCGCTGCACGCTGCCTTTGTGGCCTTTGAGCAAGACGACAGTGCCCATGTGGCGGTGTTCCAGGGGGCTGGCGGGCATTTCTGCGCGGGCTGGGACCTGCAATCGGGCGCGCGTTTGCTGGCCGACGGCGTCACCCCTGAGGCGCTCGCAGACACGCTGGACTTCACGGCCGATACCGTCCACCCGCCCGGGCCCATGGGGCCCAGCCGTCTGCAGTTGTCCAAGCCGGTGATCGCGGCCATCGAAGGCGCGGCGGTGGCGGGCGGCATGGAGCTGGCGCTGTGGTGCGACCTGCGCGTGATGGCAGAGGACGCGTACATGGGCGTGTTCTGCCGCCGCTTTGGCGTACCTCTGATTGATGGCGGCACCGTGCGGCTGCCGCGCCTGGTGGGCCTGTCGCATGCGCTGGACTTGATCCTGACCGGTCGCAAGGTCGAGGCCGACGAGGCCCTGCGCATGGGCCTGTGCAATCGCGTGGTGCCCACTGGGCAGGCGCTGGAAGCCGCCCTGGCGCTGGCCCACCAGCTGGCCGCCTTTCCGCAGCCCACCTTGCGTGCCGACCGTGCCAGCGCGCTGGCCGCCGAGGGCTTGCCCCTGCAGCAGGCGCTGCTGCGGGAGTGGGCGGGTGGCCGGGAATGCCTGGCCGAGGCGCTGCGCGGAGCCTCGCGTTTTGCGGCCGGGCAAGGGCGCCACGGCGAGTTCTGA
- a CDS encoding branched-chain amino acid ABC transporter permease → MQFVQLLISGVSQGCIYGLIALGFVLIYKATETVSFAQGELMMLGAFCGLALMTVLGFPFWVAVIASILAMGCFGVVLERAVIRPILGQPAFSIVMLTIGIGYVLRGLVTMIPNIGTETHTLPVPYKDLSFRLGALVLNAEQLVVIGATGVLCALLFAMFRYSKLGIAMQASSQNQLAAYYMGIPVQRLNGLAWGLAAAVAAVAGLLLAPITFVHANMGLIGLKAFPAAVVGGFGSLPGAIVGGLVIGIVESLSGFYLPDGFKDTAAYIVVLIMLMVKPNGLFGEKLRKKV, encoded by the coding sequence GTGCAATTTGTGCAACTGTTGATCAGCGGTGTCTCCCAGGGGTGCATCTATGGCCTGATCGCGCTGGGCTTTGTGCTCATCTACAAGGCCACGGAGACCGTGAGCTTTGCCCAGGGCGAACTCATGATGCTCGGCGCCTTCTGCGGGCTGGCACTCATGACGGTGCTGGGCTTTCCCTTCTGGGTGGCGGTGATCGCCAGCATCCTGGCCATGGGCTGCTTCGGCGTGGTGCTGGAGCGCGCCGTGATCCGCCCCATCCTCGGCCAGCCCGCCTTCTCCATCGTCATGCTCACCATCGGCATCGGCTACGTGTTGCGCGGGCTGGTGACCATGATCCCCAACATCGGCACCGAGACGCACACGCTGCCCGTGCCCTACAAGGACCTGTCGTTTCGCCTCGGTGCGCTGGTGCTCAACGCCGAGCAGCTGGTGGTGATTGGCGCCACGGGCGTGCTGTGCGCGCTGCTGTTCGCCATGTTCCGCTACAGCAAGCTGGGCATTGCCATGCAGGCGTCGTCGCAGAACCAGCTGGCCGCGTACTACATGGGCATTCCGGTGCAGCGGCTCAACGGCCTGGCCTGGGGGCTGGCCGCTGCGGTGGCGGCGGTGGCGGGCCTGCTGCTGGCGCCCATCACCTTCGTGCACGCCAACATGGGGCTGATCGGTCTCAAGGCCTTCCCGGCCGCCGTGGTGGGGGGCTTTGGCAGCCTGCCCGGCGCCATCGTCGGCGGACTGGTGATCGGCATCGTCGAATCGCTCTCGGGCTTCTACCTGCCCGATGGATTCAAGGACACGGCCGCGTACATCGTGGTGCTGATCATGCTGATGGTCAAACCGAATGGACTCTTCGGCGAGAAGCTGAGAAAGAAAGTCTGA
- a CDS encoding 2-hydroxyacid dehydrogenase translates to MKPVLLALMFLSEEHIAQMAQTFEVIYAPDAPQAAAAIAQHGSRVRVVLTIGSVGLSPAQIDALPALTLICALGAGYENVAVAHAKARGIVVATGAGTNDDCVADHTWGLLIAAQRRILPLDKATRAGIWRTALPLPPNVSHKRLGIIGLGTIGKKIAQRALGFEIEVGYHNRSARTDVPYRYFADVAALVEWADFLVIATPGGAGTKHLVNADVLNALGPRGVVVNIARGSVIDTAALAAALREGRIAAAGLDVYESEPAPPAELLDLDNVVLTPHVAGWSPEAVQASVDRFMENARRHLAGEAPVTPV, encoded by the coding sequence ATGAAGCCCGTCCTTCTCGCCCTCATGTTTTTGTCTGAAGAGCACATCGCCCAGATGGCCCAGACCTTTGAAGTGATCTACGCCCCTGACGCGCCGCAGGCCGCCGCTGCCATCGCGCAGCACGGCAGCCGCGTGCGGGTCGTGCTCACCATCGGCTCGGTGGGCCTGAGCCCGGCGCAGATCGATGCGCTGCCCGCGCTCACCCTCATCTGCGCACTGGGCGCAGGCTACGAGAACGTGGCGGTGGCCCATGCCAAGGCGCGCGGCATTGTGGTGGCCACCGGTGCAGGCACCAACGACGACTGCGTGGCCGACCACACCTGGGGCCTGCTGATTGCCGCACAGCGCCGCATCCTGCCGCTGGACAAGGCCACCCGCGCAGGCATCTGGCGCACCGCTTTGCCGCTGCCCCCCAATGTGTCGCACAAGCGCCTGGGCATCATCGGCCTGGGCACCATTGGCAAGAAGATTGCGCAGCGCGCCCTGGGCTTCGAGATCGAGGTGGGCTACCACAACCGCAGCGCCCGCACCGATGTGCCTTACCGCTACTTTGCCGATGTGGCAGCGCTGGTCGAGTGGGCAGACTTTCTTGTCATCGCCACGCCTGGGGGGGCGGGTACCAAGCATCTGGTCAACGCAGATGTGTTGAATGCGCTGGGCCCGCGTGGCGTGGTGGTCAACATCGCGCGCGGCAGCGTGATCGACACCGCTGCCCTGGCCGCAGCCCTGCGCGAAGGCCGCATAGCCGCAGCGGGCCTGGATGTGTACGAGAGCGAGCCCGCGCCCCCGGCCGAGCTGCTGGACCTGGACAACGTGGTGCTCACACCGCACGTGGCGGGCTGGTCGCCCGAGGCCGTGCAGGCCTCGGTAGACCGGTTCATGGAGAACGCCCGGCGCCACCTGGCGGGCGAGGCACCGGTCACGCCGGTGTGA
- a CDS encoding ABC transporter ATP-binding protein/permease, which produces MRHHGETAPTAAGATASGTAASPAPVQSDWATLHRLLPYLWQYKWRVIAAIVFMVGAKFANVGVPILLKTLVDAMSLKPGDPTALLVVPVGLLVAYGALRLSTSLFTELRELVFAKATQGAARSIALQTFEHLHALSLRFHLERQTGGMTRDIERGVRGIESLISFTLFNVVATLVEVVLVLSVLAIKFDAWFAWITLAALALYITFTVLVTEWRTQFRREANEFDSAAHSKAVDSLLNYETVKYFNNEGFEARRYDESLERLRRARLKSQTTLSMLNTGQQLIIAVGLVAMLWRATQGVVDGRMTLGDLVMVNAFMIQLYIPLNFLGVIYREIKQSLTDLDKMFTLMDKEREVADAPGAQPLAGLDQPTVRFEDVVFAYDPKGGRTILQGISFEIPAGKTVAVVGPSGSGKSTLARLLFRFYDIQRGRITIAGQEIRSVTQASVRQAIGIVPQDTVLFNDTVAYNIAYGRPGATQDEIEAAARAARIHDFIASTPKGYATMVGERGLKLSGGEKQRVAIARTLLKNPPILIFDEATSALDSANERAIQAELQGVAQNKTTLVIAHRLSTVVEAHEILVMDAGRIIERGTHAQLLALGGRYASMWSLQQSDASA; this is translated from the coding sequence ATGCGCCACCACGGCGAAACTGCCCCCACCGCTGCCGGTGCCACTGCCAGTGGCACGGCCGCCAGCCCCGCGCCGGTCCAGTCGGACTGGGCCACCCTGCACCGATTGCTGCCCTACCTGTGGCAATACAAGTGGCGCGTGATCGCCGCCATCGTCTTCATGGTGGGCGCCAAGTTCGCCAACGTGGGCGTACCCATCCTGCTTAAGACGCTGGTCGATGCCATGAGCCTGAAGCCGGGTGACCCCACCGCGCTGCTGGTGGTGCCCGTGGGGCTGCTGGTGGCCTATGGCGCGCTGCGGTTGTCCACCTCGCTGTTCACCGAGCTGCGCGAGCTGGTGTTTGCCAAGGCCACCCAGGGCGCGGCGCGCTCGATTGCGCTGCAGACCTTTGAGCACCTGCATGCCCTGAGCCTGCGCTTTCACCTGGAGCGGCAGACCGGCGGCATGACGCGCGACATCGAGCGCGGTGTGCGCGGCATCGAGTCGCTGATCTCCTTCACCCTGTTCAACGTGGTGGCCACGCTGGTCGAGGTGGTGCTGGTGCTGTCGGTGCTGGCCATCAAGTTCGACGCCTGGTTTGCGTGGATCACGCTGGCGGCGTTGGCGCTGTACATCACCTTCACGGTGCTGGTGACCGAGTGGCGGACCCAGTTCCGCCGCGAGGCCAACGAGTTCGACTCGGCCGCGCATTCCAAGGCCGTGGATTCGCTGCTCAACTACGAGACGGTGAAGTACTTCAACAACGAAGGCTTTGAGGCCCGCCGCTACGACGAAAGCCTGGAGCGCCTGCGCCGTGCGCGCCTGAAGAGCCAGACCACGCTGTCCATGCTCAACACCGGCCAGCAGCTCATCATTGCCGTGGGCTTGGTGGCCATGCTGTGGCGCGCCACGCAGGGCGTGGTCGATGGCCGCATGACGCTGGGCGACCTGGTCATGGTCAACGCGTTCATGATCCAGCTCTACATCCCGCTCAACTTCCTGGGGGTGATCTACCGCGAGATCAAGCAAAGCCTCACCGACCTGGACAAGATGTTCACGCTGATGGACAAGGAGCGCGAGGTGGCCGATGCCCCCGGCGCCCAGCCGCTGGCAGGGTTGGACCAGCCCACCGTGCGCTTCGAGGACGTGGTGTTTGCGTATGACCCCAAGGGCGGGCGCACCATCCTGCAGGGCATCAGCTTCGAGATTCCGGCGGGCAAGACGGTGGCAGTGGTCGGGCCCTCGGGCTCGGGCAAAAGCACGCTGGCGCGGCTGCTGTTCCGCTTCTACGACATCCAGCGAGGCCGCATCACCATTGCGGGGCAGGAGATCCGCAGCGTGACGCAGGCCAGCGTGCGCCAGGCCATTGGCATCGTGCCGCAGGACACCGTGCTGTTCAACGACACCGTGGCCTACAACATTGCCTACGGCCGCCCCGGTGCCACGCAGGACGAGATCGAAGCCGCTGCCCGCGCCGCGCGCATCCACGACTTCATCGCCAGCACGCCCAAGGGTTACGCCACCATGGTGGGCGAGCGGGGGCTCAAGCTCTCGGGCGGCGAAAAGCAGCGCGTGGCGATAGCGCGCACGTTGCTCAAGAACCCGCCCATCCTGATCTTTGACGAAGCCACCAGCGCGCTGGACTCCGCCAACGAGCGCGCCATCCAGGCCGAGCTGCAGGGCGTGGCGCAGAACAAGACCACGCTGGTGATTGCCCACCGCCTGTCCACGGTGGTGGAAGCGCACGAGATCCTGGTCATGGACGCGGGCCGCATCATCGAACGCGGCACGCACGCGCAGCTGCTGGCCTTGGGGGGCCGCTACGCGAGCATGTGGTCCCTCCAGCAAAGCGATGCCTCCGCTTGA
- a CDS encoding branched-chain amino acid ABC transporter permease, whose protein sequence is MRFLFKTSYEQDIRLAKHGGHVFWYSLLCLALVAAPWVAPEYWLAQLTFVLIYAIVGLGLMLLAGFTGLFSLGHAAFLGVGAYTQAVLTGMGWPFALSLACAAGLSAAVGVVVGLPALRVKGIYLGMATLSFGFIVEEVFARWESVTGGNSGKHLVPPQIAGYSFETTESFYFLCLVIAVVSTLAILNLLRSPTGRAFVAIRDSEISAQSMGIHLARYKTLSFSISAALAGIGGALYAHKLQFISPDQFNILQSIDLLLMIVIGGLGSVHGAFLGAIFLISMPQLISLGKDWLPDSIGQSPGLQAVVYGVVLIAFVLFEPMGLYGRWLKVRTWLQMFPFYRKGLFKRQKSFQKSDRLK, encoded by the coding sequence ATGCGCTTTCTCTTCAAGACCTCGTACGAGCAAGACATTCGCCTCGCCAAGCATGGCGGCCATGTGTTCTGGTACAGCCTCCTGTGCCTGGCCCTCGTCGCCGCGCCCTGGGTGGCGCCTGAATACTGGCTGGCTCAGCTCACCTTTGTGCTCATCTACGCCATCGTGGGCCTGGGGCTGATGCTGCTGGCGGGCTTCACGGGGCTGTTCTCGCTAGGGCATGCGGCGTTTTTGGGGGTGGGGGCGTACACCCAAGCGGTACTCACGGGCATGGGCTGGCCGTTTGCGCTGTCGCTGGCCTGCGCGGCGGGGCTGTCGGCTGCGGTGGGGGTGGTGGTGGGGTTGCCCGCGCTGCGCGTGAAGGGCATCTATCTGGGCATGGCCACGCTGTCGTTCGGCTTTATTGTGGAAGAGGTGTTTGCGCGCTGGGAGTCGGTGACCGGCGGCAACTCGGGCAAGCACCTGGTGCCGCCACAGATCGCGGGCTACTCATTCGAGACCACGGAGTCGTTCTACTTCTTGTGCCTGGTGATCGCGGTGGTGAGCACGCTCGCCATCCTGAACCTGCTGCGCTCGCCCACAGGTCGCGCGTTTGTCGCCATCCGTGATTCAGAGATTTCGGCACAGAGCATGGGCATCCACCTCGCGCGCTACAAGACGCTGTCGTTCTCCATATCGGCCGCGCTCGCAGGCATCGGCGGGGCGTTGTACGCGCACAAGCTGCAGTTCATCTCGCCCGACCAGTTCAACATCCTGCAGTCCATCGACCTGCTGCTGATGATCGTGATCGGTGGGCTGGGCTCGGTGCACGGCGCCTTTTTGGGTGCGATCTTCCTGATCTCCATGCCGCAGCTCATCTCCCTGGGCAAGGACTGGTTGCCAGACTCCATCGGCCAGTCACCCGGCCTGCAGGCGGTGGTGTACGGCGTGGTGCTGATTGCGTTTGTGCTGTTCGAGCCCATGGGCTTGTATGGCCGCTGGCTCAAGGTGCGCACCTGGCTGCAGATGTTCCCGTTCTACCGCAAGGGCCTGTTCAAGCGGCAGAAGTCGTTCCAGAAATCGGATCGCTTGAAATGA
- a CDS encoding TRAP transporter large permease — protein sequence MIATLLFVAFLGLMFVGVPIGAALGLAGAAAIALANADSQWFGLLAVPQNFYAGLGKYPLLAIPMFVLVGSIFDRSGVALRLVNFAVAIVGRGPGMLPLVAIAVAMFLGGISGSGPANAAAVGGVMIAAMSRAGYPPSFSASVVGAAAATDILIPPSVAFIIYSVLVPGASVPALFAAGMVPGVLAGVALIVPAVWMARKHKMGALEAEMPRPPFWKSLREATWGLAAPVLILGGMRAGWFTPTEAAVVAVFYGLFVGMVIHRTITVRDLFPILRESGELSAVILIVVSLAGIFAYSLSTLGVIDPVANAIVNSGLGEYGVLALLIVLLITVGMFLDGISIFLIFVPLLLPIMQHYQWDPVWFGVILTLKVALGQFTPPLAVNLMVSCRIAGVRMESTVRWVGWMLFAMFLVMVAVIAFPQLALWLPAKLGY from the coding sequence ATGATCGCCACGCTGCTTTTTGTGGCCTTTTTGGGCCTGATGTTTGTGGGCGTGCCCATTGGCGCCGCGCTCGGCCTGGCCGGTGCCGCCGCCATCGCACTGGCCAATGCCGACAGCCAGTGGTTCGGCCTGCTGGCCGTGCCGCAGAACTTCTACGCGGGCCTGGGCAAATACCCGCTGCTGGCCATCCCGATGTTCGTGCTGGTGGGCTCGATCTTCGACCGCTCGGGCGTGGCACTGCGCCTCGTGAACTTTGCCGTGGCCATCGTCGGGCGCGGCCCGGGCATGCTGCCGCTGGTGGCCATTGCGGTGGCCATGTTCCTCGGCGGCATCTCGGGCTCCGGCCCGGCCAATGCAGCCGCCGTGGGCGGCGTGATGATCGCGGCCATGTCGCGTGCGGGCTACCCGCCCTCGTTCTCGGCCAGTGTGGTGGGCGCGGCTGCGGCCACCGACATCCTGATCCCGCCCTCGGTGGCGTTCATCATCTACTCGGTGCTCGTGCCGGGGGCCTCGGTGCCCGCGCTGTTTGCGGCGGGCATGGTGCCCGGCGTGCTGGCTGGTGTGGCGCTGATCGTGCCCGCCGTGTGGATGGCGCGCAAACACAAGATGGGCGCGCTGGAGGCCGAAATGCCCCGCCCCCCATTCTGGAAGAGCCTGCGCGAGGCCACCTGGGGTCTGGCAGCGCCGGTGCTGATTTTGGGCGGCATGCGTGCGGGCTGGTTCACGCCCACCGAGGCAGCCGTGGTGGCCGTGTTCTACGGCCTGTTCGTGGGCATGGTGATCCACCGCACGATCACCGTGCGCGACCTGTTTCCCATCCTGCGTGAATCGGGCGAGCTGTCGGCGGTGATCCTCATCGTGGTGTCGCTCGCGGGCATCTTTGCGTATTCACTCTCCACGTTAGGCGTGATCGACCCGGTGGCCAACGCCATCGTGAATTCGGGTCTGGGCGAGTACGGCGTGCTGGCGCTGCTCATCGTGCTGCTCATCACCGTGGGCATGTTCCTCGACGGCATCTCGATCTTCCTGATCTTCGTGCCGCTTTTGTTGCCCATCATGCAGCACTACCAATGGGACCCCGTATGGTTCGGCGTGATCCTGACCCTCAAGGTGGCGCTGGGCCAGTTCACCCCGCCGCTGGCCGTGAACCTGATGGTGTCGTGCCGCATTGCCGGTGTGCGCATGGAATCCACCGTGCGCTGGGTGGGCTGGATGTTGTTTGCCATGTTCCTCGTGATGGTGGCCGTGATCGCCTTCCCGCAACTGGCCCTGTGGCTGCCCGCCAAGCTGGGCTACTGA
- a CDS encoding acyl-CoA thioesterase encodes MSAVFSPPPAALPTDKELVLKVIPMPADTNGNGDIFGGWVMAQVDLAGSVLPARYIQGRMATVAVNEFIFKQPVRVGDILSFFSAITRVGNTSVTVEVEVYAERFSAQGQYVKVTEARLTYVAIDHQGRPRPVPKHNAPA; translated from the coding sequence ATGTCTGCTGTTTTCAGCCCACCACCCGCCGCATTGCCCACCGACAAGGAACTGGTGCTCAAGGTCATCCCCATGCCCGCCGACACCAACGGCAATGGCGACATCTTTGGCGGATGGGTGATGGCGCAGGTGGACTTGGCGGGCTCCGTGCTGCCCGCGCGCTACATCCAGGGTCGCATGGCCACGGTGGCGGTCAATGAATTCATCTTCAAGCAGCCCGTGCGCGTGGGCGACATCCTGTCGTTCTTCTCGGCCATCACGCGGGTGGGCAACACCTCAGTCACCGTGGAGGTGGAGGTGTATGCCGAGCGTTTTTCCGCCCAGGGGCAGTATGTGAAAGTGACCGAGGCGCGCCTGACGTACGTGGCCATCGACCACCAGGGCAGGCCGCGCCCGGTGCCGAAGCACAACGCGCCTGCGTGA
- a CDS encoding polymer-forming cytoskeletal protein, with the protein MAVQNPFFGKREPESFQPRSSTTSGSVLGSNAVNNGAASAQPVPPAAAPRPSSASDSSGSKLTVGPNIKLKGVEITDCDTLVVEGTVEATMDSRVIQISENGAFKGSAEIDIAEIHGEFNGTLTVRQKLVIYSSGKVNGKIRYGKLVVEEGGQLAGEIEAGFSTSSSSSAQRAAAPLRAEPAALAA; encoded by the coding sequence ATGGCCGTGCAAAACCCCTTCTTTGGCAAGCGTGAACCCGAATCGTTCCAACCCCGCAGCAGCACCACCTCAGGCTCCGTATTGGGGAGCAATGCGGTGAACAACGGTGCCGCATCGGCACAGCCGGTGCCCCCAGCGGCAGCCCCCAGGCCCAGCAGCGCCAGCGACAGCTCGGGCAGCAAGCTCACGGTGGGCCCCAACATCAAGCTCAAGGGCGTGGAGATCACCGACTGCGACACCCTCGTGGTCGAGGGCACCGTCGAGGCCACGATGGACTCGCGCGTGATCCAGATTTCGGAGAACGGAGCGTTCAAGGGCTCGGCCGAGATCGACATTGCCGAGATTCACGGCGAGTTCAACGGCACGCTCACCGTGCGGCAGAAGCTCGTGATCTACAGCTCGGGCAAGGTCAATGGCAAGATCCGCTACGGCAAGCTCGTGGTGGAAGAGGGCGGCCAGCTGGCGGGTGAGATCGAGGCTGGGTTTTCTACCTCCTCGTCCAGCAGTGCACAGCGCGCCGCAGCGCCATTGAGGGCAGAGCCCGCCGCGTTGGCGGCTTGA
- a CDS encoding DctP family TRAP transporter solute-binding subunit codes for MKLRTFLTSAVAAAAALAFTAPAAIAQTAYKSEYRMSLVLGTAFPWGKGGELWANKVRERTNGRINIKLYPGVSLIQGDQTREFSALRQGVIDMAVGSTINWSPQVKQLNLFSLPFLFPDYAAVDAVTQGDVGKQIFTTLDKAGVVPLAWGENGYREISNSKLAIKSPADLKGLKIRVVGSPLFLDTFTALGANPTQMSWADAQPAFASGAVDGQENPIAVYQAAKLHTVAQKHITMWGYVNDPLVFVVNKDIWASWTPADREIVKQAAIDAGKEEIAIARKGMVEADKPLLKEIAANGVTVTQLSAAERDAFVKATRPVYEKWKGQIGADLVGSAEKAIAARKK; via the coding sequence ATGAAACTGCGCACCTTCCTCACTTCGGCCGTGGCCGCTGCCGCTGCCCTTGCCTTCACTGCACCGGCTGCCATCGCGCAAACCGCGTACAAGAGCGAATACCGCATGTCGCTGGTGCTGGGCACGGCCTTCCCCTGGGGCAAGGGCGGCGAGCTGTGGGCCAACAAGGTGCGCGAGCGCACCAATGGCCGCATCAACATCAAGCTCTACCCCGGCGTGTCGCTGATCCAGGGCGACCAGACGCGCGAGTTCAGCGCGCTGCGCCAGGGCGTGATCGACATGGCCGTGGGCTCCACCATCAACTGGTCGCCCCAGGTCAAGCAGCTCAACCTGTTCTCCCTGCCCTTCCTGTTCCCTGACTACGCCGCTGTGGACGCGGTGACGCAGGGTGATGTGGGCAAGCAGATCTTCACCACGCTGGATAAGGCAGGCGTCGTGCCCCTCGCCTGGGGTGAAAACGGCTACCGCGAAATCTCCAACTCCAAGCTGGCCATCAAGAGCCCTGCCGACCTCAAGGGCCTGAAGATCCGCGTTGTGGGCTCGCCCCTGTTCCTGGACACCTTCACCGCGCTGGGCGCCAACCCCACGCAGATGAGCTGGGCCGATGCACAGCCCGCGTTTGCCAGCGGCGCCGTGGACGGCCAGGAGAACCCCATCGCCGTGTATCAGGCAGCCAAGCTGCACACCGTGGCTCAGAAGCACATCACCATGTGGGGCTACGTGAACGACCCGCTGGTGTTCGTGGTGAACAAGGACATCTGGGCTTCATGGACCCCTGCGGACCGTGAGATCGTGAAGCAGGCCGCCATCGACGCCGGCAAGGAAGAAATCGCTATTGCCCGCAAAGGCATGGTCGAGGCCGACAAGCCCCTGCTCAAGGAAATCGCGGCCAACGGCGTGACCGTCACGCAGCTGTCCGCCGCCGAGCGCGACGCGTTCGTGAAGGCCACGCGCCCCGTGTACGAAAAGTGGAAGGGCCAGATCGGCGCCGACCTCGTGGGCTCTGCCGAGAAGGCCATTGCTGCACGCAAGAAGTGA
- a CDS encoding nucleotide pyrophosphohydrolase, which produces MSVDLTALQARLRAFAAERQWQPFHTPKNLAMALMVEAAELAEIFQWMTPEQSLAVREDPALKEPIADEVADVLLYLLQLADHAGVDLAEAVEHKLRKNAVKHPVPDDLK; this is translated from the coding sequence ATGTCTGTCGATCTGACGGCGCTGCAGGCCCGGTTGCGCGCATTTGCGGCAGAGCGGCAGTGGCAGCCGTTCCACACCCCCAAGAACCTGGCAATGGCGCTGATGGTCGAGGCGGCCGAGCTGGCCGAGATCTTTCAGTGGATGACGCCGGAGCAGTCGCTCGCCGTGCGTGAGGACCCGGCGCTGAAGGAGCCCATTGCCGATGAGGTGGCCGACGTGCTGCTGTACCTGCTGCAGCTCGCGGACCACGCGGGCGTGGACCTGGCCGAGGCAGTGGAGCACAAGCTGCGCAAAAACGCGGTCAAGCACCCAGTTCCCGATGATTTGAAGTGA
- a CDS encoding ABC transporter ATP-binding protein, producing MTTDVLLSAQNLSVRFGGVLAVNNVSFDVRRGEVFTLIGPNGAGKTTVFNLISRIYTPTTGTIAYAGPGGAMLPLTDQPPHKVAGLGIARTFQNIELFEHASVLHNLLIGRHTRQHSSLWAEMFFTRKVREGEVQAREKAEQVIDFLDLQHYRDTMVAGLPYGVRKVVELARALCTEPQLLLLDEPSSGLNVEETDDMAFWIQDIQHELGITVLMVEHDMSLVSKVSDRVLAMNQGEVVAMGTPREVQTHPGVIEAYLGTIDDVSNLRRPAGSSMGVRT from the coding sequence GTGACGACCGATGTGCTTCTCAGCGCCCAGAACCTCAGCGTGCGCTTTGGCGGCGTGCTGGCGGTCAACAACGTGAGCTTTGACGTGCGGCGCGGCGAGGTGTTCACCCTCATCGGCCCCAACGGCGCGGGCAAGACCACGGTGTTCAACCTCATCAGCCGCATCTACACGCCCACCACCGGCACCATTGCCTATGCGGGCCCCGGCGGCGCCATGCTGCCGCTCACCGACCAGCCGCCCCACAAGGTGGCGGGCCTGGGCATTGCGCGGACGTTTCAGAACATCGAGCTGTTTGAGCACGCCAGCGTGCTGCACAACCTGCTGATCGGCCGCCACACCCGGCAGCACAGCAGCCTGTGGGCCGAGATGTTCTTCACGCGCAAGGTGCGTGAGGGCGAAGTTCAGGCGCGCGAGAAGGCCGAGCAGGTCATCGACTTTCTCGACCTGCAGCACTACCGCGACACCATGGTGGCCGGCCTGCCCTACGGCGTGCGCAAGGTGGTGGAGCTTGCGCGCGCGCTGTGCACCGAGCCGCAGCTGCTGCTGCTCGACGAGCCCTCTTCGGGCCTGAACGTGGAAGAGACCGACGACATGGCCTTCTGGATCCAGGACATCCAGCACGAGCTGGGCATCACGGTGCTGATGGTGGAACACGATATGTCGCTGGTGTCCAAGGTGTCCGACCGCGTGCTGGCCATGAACCAGGGCGAGGTGGTGGCCATGGGCACGCCGCGCGAGGTGCAGACGCACCCAGGGGTGATCGAGGCGTACCTGGGCACCATCGATGACGTGAGCAACCTGCGCCGGCCTGCGGGTTCCAGCATGGGAGTCCGCACATGA
- a CDS encoding thioesterase family protein produces MSKTIPSQPQAFEPEFIAGLKSIFEEKIVFNQVLGLKITALAPDGVVGRIDMKPDLVGHYAYNRIHGGVISAGLDAMGGLAVMAAIGAKHLDEPPEQRLHRFSKLGTIDLRIDYLRPGIGSHFELRAQVLRLGSRVATTRMEFLGPDGQIMSAGAAAYIVS; encoded by the coding sequence ATGAGCAAAACCATTCCCTCCCAGCCCCAGGCTTTCGAGCCCGAGTTCATTGCCGGGCTCAAGTCCATCTTTGAAGAAAAAATCGTGTTCAACCAGGTTCTGGGGCTCAAGATCACCGCCCTGGCGCCTGACGGCGTGGTGGGCCGCATCGACATGAAGCCCGACCTGGTGGGCCACTACGCCTACAACCGCATCCACGGCGGCGTGATCAGCGCTGGGCTCGACGCCATGGGTGGGCTGGCCGTGATGGCCGCGATTGGCGCCAAGCACCTGGACGAGCCGCCCGAGCAGCGCCTGCACCGCTTTTCCAAGCTGGGCACCATCGACCTGCGCATCGACTACCTGCGCCCCGGCATTGGCAGCCACTTCGAACTGCGCGCGCAGGTGCTGCGCCTGGGCTCCCGTGTTGCCACCACGCGCATGGAGTTTCTCGGGCCAGACGGGCAGATCATGTCGGCGGGGGCGGCGGCCTACATCGTGTCCTGA